One part of the Streptomyces sp. NBC_00286 genome encodes these proteins:
- a CDS encoding P-loop ATPase, Sll1717 family, protein MTMSSDQAFPLASLYFGKDDAESDIAAGGLLKAGFLETAAYKAVLDGRKMLIIGRKGSGKSAICVTLACDQNLPFHACLVTPDEISADELRRFELPGIRSPLAKELVWRYILAVQTAKYVVAHARDAHSESQPSSVAAVRKFLLENGEADDLNFHEKFWKVIKKLSSSLSLEAFGVKVGVNDQPTPGGAPPEGVRASGQLDVLEENIKIALDELQCPDGHPPIVLLIDQIEKVWSNDEDSDALVVGLLQAAKHVSRAFPQVRCAVFLRTDIYDFLQFGDRDKFRGDEMRIDWTPARLLELVRARATASLSREVTHDDLWRAVFSERVGKAKSDKYVIARTLMRPRDLIQFCNLCRDTAEKNGNRIIESSDIIEATTQYSNWKIADLVNEYLVNYPFLGDLFVLFQNTGYLFSRRTLASRFEAMQASFVGRYPQFSSALTVDGILDVLYAVGFIGVRRRGAIVYSYEDPDRIEPHETNLVLHPCFREALRSVSAADLHPYRPTIVGERFISQRRSRAGSPVLRGSAGFEAAESLIKGCKRVRAVVGSSNLPPEIAEEIYGNLDLLLRDLDTSFVGHDDFALLLDLIPRAQEFFSELAARLTETDLIEDASKARVARTLLDVSDRVRHDASGWARRYA, encoded by the coding sequence ATGACGATGAGTAGCGACCAAGCCTTCCCACTTGCCAGCCTTTACTTTGGCAAGGACGACGCCGAATCTGACATTGCTGCCGGAGGACTGCTGAAAGCAGGCTTCTTGGAGACTGCCGCCTATAAAGCCGTCCTTGACGGCAGAAAGATGCTCATTATTGGCAGAAAGGGCTCTGGCAAGAGTGCCATCTGCGTGACCCTAGCATGCGACCAAAATCTCCCCTTCCATGCCTGCCTGGTCACTCCAGATGAAATATCCGCTGATGAGCTCAGGCGCTTTGAGCTGCCTGGAATACGTTCACCTCTGGCAAAGGAATTGGTCTGGCGCTACATACTCGCCGTGCAGACAGCGAAATATGTTGTAGCTCACGCCCGGGATGCGCATAGCGAGTCACAGCCTTCATCCGTGGCTGCCGTAAGGAAGTTTCTTCTCGAAAACGGCGAAGCAGATGACTTGAACTTTCATGAAAAATTTTGGAAAGTAATCAAGAAGCTGAGCTCTTCACTTTCGCTAGAAGCATTTGGCGTGAAGGTTGGGGTAAATGATCAGCCGACACCTGGGGGTGCGCCGCCTGAAGGTGTTCGAGCGTCTGGCCAGCTTGATGTACTGGAGGAAAACATCAAGATTGCCTTGGATGAGTTGCAGTGTCCGGATGGGCACCCACCAATAGTGCTGCTTATTGATCAGATCGAGAAGGTTTGGTCTAACGACGAGGATTCCGATGCGCTGGTAGTGGGCCTTCTACAGGCAGCTAAGCATGTGTCGCGTGCGTTTCCCCAAGTCCGCTGCGCAGTATTTCTTCGCACCGACATCTACGACTTCTTGCAGTTCGGCGATCGGGATAAGTTTCGCGGGGACGAGATGCGTATCGATTGGACGCCAGCTCGACTCTTGGAGCTCGTTCGCGCTCGTGCGACTGCCTCGTTGAGCAGGGAAGTCACGCATGATGACCTGTGGAGGGCTGTCTTCAGTGAGCGCGTCGGTAAGGCTAAGTCGGACAAATATGTGATTGCGCGCACCCTCATGAGGCCTAGGGACCTCATCCAATTCTGCAACCTTTGCCGCGACACCGCAGAAAAGAATGGGAACCGGATAATTGAAAGTTCTGACATAATAGAGGCGACGACGCAGTATTCCAATTGGAAAATAGCGGACCTAGTTAATGAATACCTGGTCAACTATCCTTTCCTTGGGGATCTTTTTGTCCTTTTTCAAAACACGGGCTATCTATTCTCTCGAAGGACCCTCGCGAGTCGCTTTGAGGCCATGCAAGCTTCATTTGTCGGACGTTATCCGCAGTTTAGCAGTGCACTTACCGTCGATGGAATCCTGGACGTGCTTTACGCGGTAGGGTTTATAGGAGTTCGACGCAGGGGTGCCATTGTCTACTCATATGAGGATCCTGATCGCATCGAGCCGCACGAGACAAATTTGGTGCTACATCCCTGCTTCCGAGAAGCTCTGCGATCTGTCTCTGCCGCTGATCTGCACCCCTATCGTCCTACTATTGTGGGTGAACGATTTATATCCCAGCGTCGTAGCCGCGCGGGCTCTCCAGTACTCCGTGGTAGCGCAGGGTTTGAAGCCGCAGAATCCCTAATCAAGGGCTGCAAGCGGGTTCGAGCTGTCGTGGGATCGTCAAACCTTCCGCCCGAGATTGCCGAAGAGATATACGGCAACTTGGATCTGCTTCTCCGGGATCTCGATACTTCGTTTGTAGGCCACGATGACTTCGCGTTGTTGCTTGACTTGATACCTAGGGCTCAGGAATTTTTTAGCGAGTTGGCGGCTCGCTTGACGGAAACTGACTTGATAGAAGATGCCTCGAAGGCCAGAGTGGCAAGGACGCTGCTTGACGTGTCCGATCGAGTAAGACATGACGCATCGGGTTGGGCAAGGCGGTACGCTTAA
- a CDS encoding AAA family ATPase has translation MGVLLGKPERLLDRDHEWALLNDFLADPATELRLAIVSGRRRNGKSFLLEALTEAVGGLYLTAVQEEGRVPALHRFTEAIAAHAGVRPGAMRLDDWRDVLTAALEVVNRAPGTPLIVIDELPYLLQHSPEIPGFLQLLYDQSQSGKAPGGRIVLCGSAMSVMSELLSGTKPLRGRAVLDLRLPAFDYRTARTHWGIEDPAVALQVDAVLGGAPGYRPLAAGPVPQSEVEFPPWVERTLLDPGRALYSRVEAEYLLREDPRITHRTLYYDVLSAVARGASTPAKVGSMLERSRSAMVAPLEVLESTGYVRKEQDLLKARHPVISVADPVIRFNQLITLPMVDLVERRRGAQVWQSSRPTYHSKILGPHFEETAREWTRSFAIDETGLSLGAVGTAEIADPAARTKHEVDLLALAPGERPQNPRAAITLIGEAKATIQPRGLKDLERLEHIRVLLADQGHRPDDATLALFSLHGFHPDVIDAAGRRRDVLLVDIGGLYGNGPIRGLS, from the coding sequence ATGGGTGTACTGCTGGGCAAACCGGAGCGGCTGCTGGACCGTGATCATGAATGGGCGCTGCTCAACGACTTCCTCGCCGATCCAGCCACCGAGCTGCGACTGGCCATCGTCTCGGGGCGCCGGAGAAACGGGAAGTCGTTCCTGCTGGAGGCACTCACAGAAGCAGTGGGCGGGCTGTATCTGACCGCCGTGCAGGAGGAAGGCCGGGTGCCCGCGCTGCACCGGTTCACCGAGGCGATCGCCGCGCACGCGGGAGTGCGGCCCGGGGCGATGCGGCTGGACGACTGGCGGGATGTGCTCACCGCCGCGCTGGAGGTGGTGAACCGGGCGCCGGGGACACCGCTGATCGTCATCGACGAACTGCCGTACCTGCTCCAGCACTCCCCGGAGATCCCCGGGTTCCTGCAACTGCTGTACGACCAGTCGCAGTCCGGCAAGGCGCCCGGCGGTCGCATCGTGCTGTGCGGCTCGGCGATGAGCGTGATGTCCGAGCTGCTGTCCGGCACCAAGCCACTGCGCGGCCGGGCCGTACTGGACCTGCGCCTGCCGGCCTTCGACTACCGCACCGCCCGCACCCACTGGGGGATCGAGGACCCAGCGGTGGCGCTGCAGGTCGACGCCGTGCTGGGCGGCGCCCCCGGCTACCGGCCGCTGGCTGCTGGGCCGGTGCCGCAGAGCGAGGTGGAGTTCCCTCCCTGGGTCGAACGCACTCTGCTGGACCCGGGGCGGGCCCTGTACTCGCGCGTGGAGGCGGAGTACCTGCTGCGCGAGGATCCGCGGATCACCCACCGCACGCTGTACTACGACGTGCTGTCCGCCGTGGCCCGGGGCGCCTCGACCCCGGCGAAGGTCGGCTCGATGCTGGAGCGCTCCCGCTCCGCCATGGTCGCCCCGCTGGAGGTGCTCGAGTCCACCGGCTACGTCCGCAAGGAACAGGACCTGCTCAAGGCACGGCACCCGGTCATCAGCGTCGCGGACCCGGTGATCCGCTTCAACCAGCTGATCACACTGCCCATGGTAGATCTGGTGGAACGTCGGCGCGGAGCCCAGGTGTGGCAATCGTCCCGGCCGACGTACCACTCGAAGATCCTCGGCCCGCACTTCGAGGAGACCGCACGCGAGTGGACCCGCTCCTTCGCCATCGACGAGACGGGACTGTCGCTCGGCGCGGTGGGCACGGCGGAGATCGCCGACCCTGCCGCCCGGACCAAGCACGAGGTCGACCTGCTCGCCCTGGCCCCCGGCGAGCGCCCGCAAAACCCGCGGGCCGCCATCACCCTGATCGGCGAGGCCAAAGCCACCATCCAGCCCCGTGGGCTCAAGGACCTCGAGCGCCTCGAACACATCCGGGTCCTCCTCGCCGACCAGGGGCACCGGCCCGATGACGCGACCCTCGCCCTGTTCTCCCTGCACGGCTTCCATCCCGACGTCATCGACGCCGCCGGGCGCCGCCGCGATGTCCTCCTGGTCGACATCGGCGGGCTGTACGGCAACGGACCCATCCGCGGCCTGAGTTGA